In a genomic window of Cyanobacterium sp. HL-69:
- a CDS encoding hypothetical protein (FIG01060185): protein MIIKNIITIDHSLFPIPHLNQKYYPELKFFILMIMNLSSYFTLQRRYGRSINLERDFNDVSALNGYVLTDKSVETLKRILLGISGDNKYNCWTLTGVYGTGKSAFVHFLISLLANSKNKLKKKALGIANSSLNDDIILSNIPDDGMVRAIAVSQREAISLTIIRALINGLKDIGGKLSKEFISQLEDLEGRIKDNKTVQNTAIVSIIKDILLQTKKDIILVIDELGKNLEYAVYNQGAEDLYLLQQLAELEAIEGKRIYILGILHQAFTEYGQRLATIQRNEWSKITGRFEDIAFTESTGQMIKLISEAISPNIDNDLEKKIDRYSCYWYQKLESIFKLEKIEQSLIKNIYPLHPLSALILPVLCVKYAQNDRTLFTFITSDEPFSFKKFLEETVIKDDNLPTLKLDQIYDYFISSVGMGLTRVVNFQRWVEIYDLINDAKHLDEDSLRLLKAIGLLNLVSITGITRATRNLVAHSLCDGDDDDKFNYWQEKIDTLLRQGLITHRKQIDELRIWKGSDYNIDAQLESYLKQEQSSLAKLLSQLRPLKPIIAQRHSYQKGTLRYFERHYLDSSVDLTNLECEDNSADGWLGYWLGEEIPSSFPQKTVNGLPVIFIAANNLQVLRLQAQEFSALNRMNNEAKELQSDGVARKEVRYRLIEAQKALDDTLNSVFDFSRGECRCWIGGNLTKIDSVRELNSYLSVLCDETFSKSPILWNELINRRNLTSQGSKARRELITGMINHFSLPKFGFSGYGPEVTMYYSLLQETGIHRPISSAENTLKPSDSKDFALHTTPPLRRYYRFSGRRVGYLCADGWG, encoded by the coding sequence TTGATTATTAAAAATATAATCACTATTGACCATTCCCTGTTCCCTATTCCCCATCTTAACCAAAAATATTATCCCGAACTCAAGTTTTTTATACTGATGATTATGAATTTATCTTCTTATTTTACTTTACAACGTCGTTATGGTCGCTCTATTAATTTAGAAAGGGATTTTAATGATGTTTCAGCTTTGAATGGTTATGTTTTAACGGATAAATCTGTGGAAACTTTAAAGCGAATTTTGTTGGGTATTAGCGGGGATAATAAATATAATTGTTGGACTTTGACGGGGGTTTATGGTACTGGTAAATCTGCTTTTGTTCATTTTTTAATTTCCTTATTAGCTAATAGTAAAAATAAGTTAAAAAAGAAGGCTTTAGGAATAGCTAATAGTTCTTTAAATGATGATATTATTCTTAGTAATATTCCTGATGATGGCATGGTAAGGGCGATCGCCGTTAGTCAACGAGAAGCAATTAGTTTAACAATTATTCGGGCTTTAATTAATGGATTAAAGGATATTGGGGGTAAATTATCAAAGGAATTTATTTCTCAATTAGAGGATTTAGAAGGGCGAATTAAGGATAATAAAACAGTACAAAATACAGCTATTGTTAGCATTATTAAAGATATTCTTTTACAAACCAAAAAAGATATTATTTTAGTAATCGATGAACTAGGAAAAAACCTAGAATATGCCGTTTATAATCAAGGGGCAGAAGATTTATATTTATTACAACAATTAGCAGAATTAGAAGCGATTGAAGGTAAGAGAATTTACATTTTAGGTATCCTACACCAAGCCTTTACAGAATATGGACAAAGATTGGCTACTATTCAACGGAATGAATGGTCAAAAATTACGGGAAGATTTGAAGATATTGCTTTTACTGAATCCACGGGGCAGATGATAAAGTTAATCTCTGAAGCTATTAGCCCAAATATTGATAATGATTTAGAGAAAAAAATTGACCGATATAGCTGTTATTGGTATCAAAAATTAGAATCTATTTTCAAGTTAGAAAAAATTGAACAAAGTTTAATTAAAAATATTTATCCCCTCCATCCCCTCAGTGCTTTAATTTTACCAGTCTTATGTGTAAAGTATGCCCAGAATGATCGCACCTTATTCACTTTTATCACATCCGATGAGCCTTTTTCTTTCAAAAAGTTTTTAGAGGAGACGGTTATTAAAGATGATAACTTACCTACCTTAAAACTTGACCAAATCTATGATTATTTTATCTCTTCCGTGGGTATGGGTTTAACAAGGGTGGTAAATTTTCAACGATGGGTAGAAATTTATGACTTAATCAACGATGCTAAACACCTCGATGAAGATAGTTTGCGGTTACTAAAGGCGATCGGTTTGCTAAACTTAGTTAGTATTACAGGCATTACAAGGGCAACCCGTAACTTAGTCGCCCATAGTCTTTGTGATGGCGATGATGACGATAAATTTAACTATTGGCAAGAAAAAATTGACACATTGTTAAGACAAGGGTTAATTACCCATCGTAAACAAATTGATGAGTTGAGAATCTGGAAAGGCTCAGACTATAATATTGATGCTCAACTAGAATCTTATCTTAAACAAGAGCAGTCTAGTTTAGCAAAACTTTTGTCTCAATTACGCCCTTTAAAACCAATTATCGCCCAGAGGCATAGTTATCAAAAAGGCACATTACGTTATTTTGAAAGACATTATCTTGATTCCTCTGTTGATTTGACTAACCTTGAGTGTGAAGACAATTCGGCAGATGGTTGGTTAGGTTATTGGTTAGGAGAAGAGATTCCTTCCTCTTTTCCTCAAAAAACGGTTAATGGCTTACCTGTTATTTTTATTGCTGCGAATAATTTACAGGTTTTGCGATTACAAGCCCAAGAATTTAGCGCTTTGAATAGGATGAATAATGAGGCGAAGGAGTTGCAGTCGGATGGGGTGGCAAGAAAAGAAGTGCGTTATCGTCTTATTGAAGCACAAAAGGCTTTGGATGACACTTTAAATAGTGTTTTTGATTTTAGTCGGGGTGAGTGTCGATGTTGGATTGGGGGAAATTTAACCAAGATTGACAGTGTGAGGGAGTTGAATAGTTATTTGTCGGTGTTGTGTGATGAAACTTTTAGCAAAAGCCCTATTTTGTGGAATGAGTTGATAAACCGTCGCAACCTTACTTCTCAGGGTAGCAAGGCAAGGAGGGAATTAATTACAGGGATGATTAACCACTTTAGTTTACCTAAATTTGGTTTTTCTGGTTATGGCCCTGAGGTTACCATGTATTATTCTTTATTGCAAGAAACGGGTATCCATCGCCCTATATCTTCGGCTGAAAATACTCTCAAACCTAGTGATAGTAAAGATTTTGCACTACATACTACCCCCCCCCTACGTAGGTACTACAGATTTAGTGGAAGAAGAGTGGGGTATTTATGCGCCGATGGGTGGGGATAA
- a CDS encoding toxin-antitoxin system toxin component yields the protein MNRDKAFLLDIYNAINRIVLFSKDLTKSDLKSNEEKQSAILYQVIIIGEAVKRLSIDFRNSNLAIPWKEIAGMRDILAHQYDKVNIDTLWDVVNRDIPELKIMISPLLSDLIDTT from the coding sequence ATGAATAGAGATAAGGCTTTTTTACTTGACATTTATAATGCTATTAATCGTATTGTATTATTTTCAAAAGATTTGACAAAATCAGATTTAAAAAGCAATGAAGAAAAACAATCCGCTATCCTCTATCAAGTAATTATTATTGGTGAAGCTGTTAAACGATTATCAATAGATTTTCGTAATAGTAATTTAGCAATTCCTTGGAAAGAAATTGCAGGAATGAGAGATATTCTTGCTCATCAATATGACAAGGTGAATATTGATACTTTATGGGACGTGGTTAATCGTGATATTCCAGAATTAAAAATAATGATTAGCCCTTTATTATCTGACTTAATAGATACAACTTAA
- a CDS encoding DNA helicase-related protein, with amino-acid sequence MGEVELYSIGKMLEREALTALEETGSSTLYLALGLLQWSDPKGNTPILAPLFLYPIQISINRANRRVKIKLDNADPVGNVTLVEKIRQEYGIYLDVVVSPPEDESGFDITKALTQIRQIIANQPGWLVIDSCVITTFSFRQFLMWKDLQDNTDALLQNNLVKQVASGGLQPLEDPLGELNPDVLDQIPISDIPAVVSGDSSQLLAVYAALQGRSFVLQGPPGAGKSQTITNLIAAFLAKGKSVLFIAEKMAALEVVQRRLNGIGLGDFCLELHSSDVNRRTVIDSLMESFNQQRLSKIDASELLADLEEIKETLANYPIALHQKQSFGLSMYEIMGELEGLETMPTVSLPPSVIKNITPNQFKEMNQALEDYARRVELVEPISEHLWRFSNCSEWSLSLELEITNLLNQLTNYVSELDDKLSSCLKMMNNDSANRSNSENRWKPSWNVIKQISQLGTLFQNNLPECVYDQNSWGEYSQIAKKWLNISNTYFYGKEKLSKHWKDDIHELDLTSQIKTFEKLEKMFPLLRWIMQIIPRFSLRSIAKGKLPSNQQILKNLKEALEVKNLLLKIEGGKKEIDRLFNPYWQSDYNSLNELELLIQQGNNINNYTSQLHPQLSNKIELLVHQDDNFKNEYLSKITELNDLIHSFENDWRKFNQLMEASGDIISFQEDNFLAQTKTLLNKLRTAQKDFQNWCRYQKSVNNLEDNQLDSIIKAHHKGEIELNQLEQILRKSILYPWFVQYFDSLPILREFDGTKQKEFVTKFNLFYKEYLKLNQEIIKAELCQNLPSGKVIFEGSEIGILKRESQKQRGHIPIRALLQKIPNLLPKLKPCFLMSPASVAHFLPADGTPFDLVVFDEASQIETHNAIGALARGKQVVIVGDSKQMPPTSFFGGAGGGDTIIDENDIIEMESFLTEAIASQFPEQMLEWHYRSRHEMLIQFSNHNYYKGKLNIFPAAETKSSELGVKWHHITDGYYLKGAEKNNPLEATALVDYLVERLKTYQPQERSFGVITFSMPQKFLIDELLDEARQKYPEIEPHFSKEFDESVFVKNLENVQGDERDEILFSICYAPDKNGNFSVNFGPLNRQGGERRLNVAVTRAKESMHIFSSITGSQIDINRTNAIGALHLKEFLEFAEKSSRQSEDLFLKTNDFDSDIEKQIYQEIVNIGYTVNCKVGSGSYRVDLAVVHPQHPGIYVLGIETDGISYHQAPTVLDREGVRQVVLGLMKWNMYRIWSLDWKFRREEEISKLKQAIEKAIEQFDLTNTLSQNNSETIPNIDSSSILESEKIKQKNSQKTDYEPQFQLRTNDNQLPTTVSNFKRASTIGNTKEENGRFQNEQKITDVQELNKVEESQSTLLESSPLIPYVTANLEVVTDNKGLIYEKESKVLVIRKINQLIEVEAPILLNDMLRPIAQCWSYSSMSKKLKTYLTNTIKQLIKEGKLYLNDEFVWQSRFQCENWDKTRTNNDEYKRKIEQISIQELAVISEWIVQQSLSIDEEGLMKEVANILEFKQLNKSIKTRLQKTIKYMYEKGNVDHEKDRIFWKI; translated from the coding sequence TTGGGAGAAGTTGAACTCTATTCCATTGGTAAAATGCTTGAAAGAGAAGCTCTTACAGCCCTAGAAGAAACAGGCTCTAGCACTCTATACCTTGCATTAGGATTATTACAATGGAGTGATCCCAAAGGCAATACCCCAATACTTGCCCCACTGTTTTTATATCCCATACAAATATCGATCAATCGAGCCAATCGCCGAGTAAAAATAAAATTGGATAATGCAGATCCTGTTGGAAATGTTACTTTAGTCGAAAAAATACGTCAAGAATATGGAATTTATCTTGATGTAGTGGTATCTCCCCCAGAAGATGAAAGTGGATTTGATATTACAAAAGCTCTTACCCAGATAAGACAAATCATTGCCAATCAACCCGGATGGTTAGTCATTGATTCTTGTGTCATTACTACTTTCTCTTTCCGTCAATTCTTAATGTGGAAAGACTTACAAGACAATACAGATGCACTACTACAAAATAATTTAGTAAAGCAAGTGGCATCGGGAGGCTTACAACCTCTTGAAGATCCTTTAGGGGAACTAAATCCAGATGTGTTGGATCAGATTCCTATTTCTGATATTCCTGCGGTAGTTTCGGGGGATTCTTCTCAATTGTTAGCGGTTTATGCGGCTTTACAAGGACGTAGTTTTGTTTTACAAGGACCACCGGGGGCGGGAAAATCCCAAACCATCACTAATTTAATCGCCGCTTTTTTAGCTAAGGGCAAATCCGTTTTATTTATTGCCGAAAAGATGGCCGCTTTAGAGGTAGTACAAAGACGTTTAAATGGCATTGGTTTAGGAGATTTTTGCCTGGAGTTACATAGCAGTGATGTCAACCGTAGGACAGTAATTGATTCTTTGATGGAATCATTTAATCAGCAACGTTTATCAAAGATTGATGCTAGTGAATTATTAGCTGATTTAGAGGAGATTAAAGAGACGTTAGCTAATTATCCCATCGCTCTTCATCAAAAACAGTCTTTTGGTTTATCAATGTATGAGATTATGGGAGAGTTAGAGGGGTTAGAGACAATGCCCACAGTTAGTTTACCCCCTTCTGTTATAAAGAATATTACTCCGAACCAATTTAAAGAGATGAACCAAGCCCTAGAGGATTATGCTCGACGGGTTGAGTTAGTTGAACCTATTTCGGAGCATTTATGGCGTTTTAGCAATTGTAGTGAGTGGAGTTTATCTTTAGAGTTAGAAATAACTAATTTGCTCAATCAATTAACTAACTATGTTTCGGAATTAGATGACAAACTATCATCATGCTTAAAAATGATGAACAATGATAGTGCTAATCGTTCTAACTCTGAGAATAGATGGAAACCTTCTTGGAATGTCATAAAACAAATTTCCCAATTAGGTACGTTATTCCAAAATAATCTTCCTGAATGTGTTTATGACCAAAATAGTTGGGGCGAATACTCTCAAATAGCTAAAAAATGGCTAAATATATCCAATACATATTTTTACGGTAAAGAAAAACTGAGTAAGCATTGGAAGGATGATATTCATGAGTTGGATTTAACTTCTCAAATCAAAACTTTTGAAAAGTTAGAAAAAATGTTTCCTTTACTGCGTTGGATTATGCAAATCATACCACGCTTTTCTTTACGTTCTATTGCCAAAGGTAAATTACCTTCTAATCAACAAATTTTAAAAAATTTGAAAGAAGCCCTAGAAGTTAAAAATTTATTATTAAAAATTGAAGGTGGCAAAAAAGAAATAGACCGTTTATTTAATCCTTATTGGCAATCTGACTATAATAGTTTAAATGAATTAGAGCTATTAATTCAACAAGGGAATAACATTAATAATTATACATCCCAACTACACCCTCAATTATCAAATAAAATTGAATTATTAGTTCATCAAGATGATAATTTCAAGAATGAATATTTATCAAAAATAACTGAATTAAATGATTTAATTCACTCCTTTGAAAATGATTGGAGAAAATTTAATCAACTAATGGAAGCTAGTGGGGATATTATTTCTTTCCAAGAGGATAATTTTCTTGCACAAACGAAAACATTATTAAATAAATTAAGGACTGCTCAAAAAGATTTTCAGAATTGGTGCAGGTATCAAAAAAGTGTTAATAATTTAGAAGATAATCAACTTGATTCTATTATTAAAGCACATCATAAAGGAGAGATAGAACTAAACCAATTGGAGCAGATTTTACGCAAATCTATCCTTTATCCTTGGTTTGTGCAATATTTTGATAGTTTACCTATTTTACGAGAGTTTGATGGGACTAAACAAAAGGAATTTGTTACCAAGTTTAATCTTTTCTATAAGGAGTATTTAAAACTTAATCAAGAAATAATTAAAGCAGAACTTTGTCAAAATTTACCTTCTGGAAAAGTCATTTTTGAAGGATCTGAAATAGGTATTTTAAAAAGGGAAAGTCAAAAACAAAGAGGTCATATTCCTATTCGTGCTTTATTACAAAAAATACCAAACCTATTACCTAAATTAAAACCTTGTTTCTTGATGAGTCCTGCTTCTGTAGCTCATTTTTTACCTGCTGATGGTACTCCTTTTGATTTAGTTGTATTTGATGAAGCATCTCAAATTGAAACTCACAACGCTATTGGAGCTTTAGCTCGTGGTAAACAGGTTGTTATCGTTGGTGATTCTAAGCAAATGCCCCCCACTAGTTTTTTTGGTGGGGCTGGTGGAGGAGATACTATTATCGATGAAAATGATATTATCGAGATGGAAAGTTTTTTGACCGAGGCGATCGCATCTCAATTCCCTGAACAAATGCTCGAATGGCATTATCGTAGTCGTCATGAGATGTTAATTCAATTTAGCAACCATAACTACTATAAAGGTAAACTAAATATTTTCCCCGCTGCCGAAACTAAAAGTAGTGAGCTAGGAGTAAAATGGCACCACATCACCGATGGCTATTATTTAAAAGGAGCAGAAAAAAATAACCCTCTCGAAGCAACTGCATTAGTAGATTATTTAGTAGAAAGACTAAAAACCTATCAACCTCAAGAACGTAGTTTTGGAGTAATTACTTTTAGTATGCCCCAAAAATTCCTCATCGATGAATTATTAGATGAAGCCCGTCAGAAATATCCTGAAATAGAACCCCATTTTAGTAAAGAATTTGACGAAAGCGTATTTGTAAAAAATTTAGAAAATGTGCAAGGAGACGAGCGAGATGAAATTTTATTCAGTATTTGTTACGCTCCTGACAAAAATGGCAATTTTTCAGTTAACTTTGGACCATTAAATCGTCAGGGAGGAGAAAGAAGGCTCAATGTTGCCGTTACCCGTGCGAAAGAATCGATGCACATTTTTTCAAGTATCACAGGCTCCCAAATCGATATAAATCGCACTAATGCCATAGGGGCGCTACATCTTAAAGAGTTTCTTGAATTTGCAGAAAAGTCTTCCCGTCAATCTGAGGATTTATTCTTAAAAACAAATGACTTTGATAGTGATATTGAAAAGCAAATATATCAAGAGATAGTTAATATAGGTTATACCGTAAACTGTAAAGTCGGTTCAGGTAGTTATCGAGTTGACTTAGCCGTAGTTCATCCCCAACATCCAGGCATCTACGTTTTAGGAATCGAAACCGATGGAATTAGTTATCATCAAGCCCCTACAGTATTGGATAGGGAAGGAGTCAGACAAGTTGTTTTAGGGTTAATGAAATGGAATATGTACAGAATTTGGTCACTAGATTGGAAATTTAGACGGGAGGAAGAAATTAGCAAATTAAAACAAGCAATAGAAAAAGCGATTGAACAATTTGATTTGACAAATACCCTATCTCAAAATAATAGTGAAACTATACCAAATATTGATTCATCTTCCATTTTAGAGTCAGAAAAAATTAAGCAAAAAAATTCACAAAAAACAGATTACGAGCCACAATTTCAGTTAAGAACGAATGACAATCAACTTCCAACTACTGTAAGTAATTTTAAAAGAGCGAGTACTATTGGAAACACAAAAGAAGAAAATGGTCGCTTTCAAAATGAACAGAAAATAACAGACGTACAAGAATTAAATAAGGTAGAAGAGAGTCAATCCACTTTATTAGAATCTAGCCCCTTAATTCCTTATGTTACCGCTAATTTAGAAGTTGTTACCGATAATAAAGGGTTAATTTATGAAAAAGAATCAAAAGTTTTAGTCATAAGAAAAATCAACCAACTCATAGAAGTTGAAGCTCCCATCTTACTCAATGATATGTTAAGACCTATAGCCCAATGTTGGTCATACTCTAGTATGAGTAAAAAATTAAAAACATATTTAACCAATACTATTAAGCAACTTATAAAAGAAGGTAAATTATACTTAAATGATGAATTTGTTTGGCAAAGTCGCTTTCAATGTGAAAACTGGGATAAAACCAGAACAAATAATGATGAATATAAAAGAAAAATAGAACAAATTTCTATTCAAGAATTAGCCGTAATATCAGAGTGGATTGTGCAGCAATCTTTATCTATTGATGAGGAAGGATTGATGAAAGAAGTTGCTAACATTTTAGAATTTAAACAACTTAATAAAAGTATTAAAACTCGTTTACAAAAAACGATCAAATATATGTATGAAAAAGGTAATGTAGACCATGAAAAAGATAGGATATTTTGGAAAATTTAA
- a CDS encoding toxin-antitoxin system antidote component, protein MMLLLSHSEIEQRLKISLNQLFDICQQYNIKEMALFGSILRDDFNNKSDIDFLISFQPNTPQGLLTISKLKSHLESLLNYPVDITIKDSLKDGDNWIRRNEILNTAQTIYE, encoded by the coding sequence ATGATGCTATTACTATCTCATAGTGAAATTGAACAACGTTTAAAGATTTCTCTTAATCAACTTTTTGATATTTGTCAACAATATAATATCAAAGAAATGGCTTTATTTGGGTCAATTTTAAGAGATGATTTTAATAACAAAAGCGATATTGATTTTCTCATTTCTTTTCAACCTAATACACCTCAAGGTTTACTAACTATTTCTAAACTTAAATCTCACCTAGAATCATTACTTAATTATCCCGTTGATATTACGATTAAAGATTCTCTTAAAGACGGTGATAATTGGATTCGTCGTAATGAAATTTTAAACACTGCACAGACTATTTATGAATAG
- a CDS encoding Phosphoadenylyl-sulfate reductase [thioredoxin] codes for MTGKKTRHVLGLSGGKDSTALAILLHKEIPDIEYFFCDTHKELQETYDYLDRIQARLGIKINYLSEKRGFDHWLAIHDGLLPSPQMRWCTVKMKIKPFEEFVGDDEAISYIGIRADENREGYISTKPNIKPVFPFKERGLVKADIIRLLEESGIGLPEYYKWRSRSGCFFCFFQRKYEWVMLAENHPDLFAKAVEYESNHRDGRTYTWTQGETLLELLERKDDIIAQHQRAIVRKQEKAPNRPLAEALESVLDEEDSTLPCLVCNL; via the coding sequence ATGACAGGGAAGAAAACTAGGCACGTTTTAGGGCTTTCAGGGGGTAAGGATAGCACGGCGTTAGCTATTCTTTTGCATAAGGAAATCCCTGATATTGAGTATTTTTTTTGTGATACTCATAAGGAGTTACAGGAAACTTACGATTACCTCGATCGCATTCAGGCTCGTTTAGGTATTAAAATAAATTATCTTAGCGAAAAAAGGGGTTTTGATCATTGGTTGGCGATTCATGATGGTTTATTGCCTTCTCCTCAGATGCGCTGGTGTACGGTGAAAATGAAGATTAAGCCTTTTGAGGAATTTGTGGGAGATGATGAGGCTATCAGCTACATAGGCATTCGTGCGGATGAAAATAGGGAAGGTTATATCTCTACAAAACCGAATATTAAGCCCGTTTTTCCTTTCAAAGAAAGGGGTTTGGTAAAGGCTGATATTATCCGTTTACTGGAAGAAAGCGGTATCGGTTTACCTGAATATTATAAATGGCGTAGTCGCTCTGGTTGTTTCTTTTGTTTCTTTCAGCGCAAGTATGAATGGGTGATGTTGGCGGAAAATCATCCTGATTTGTTTGCGAAGGCGGTGGAATATGAGTCAAATCATCGGGATGGTAGGACATATACTTGGACTCAAGGAGAGACGTTATTAGAGCTTTTAGAGCGTAAAGATGACATCATAGCACAACATCAAAGGGCGATCGTCCGTAAACAAGAAAAAGCACCGAATCGCCCTCTAGCAGAAGCCTTGGAGTCTGTCTTAGATGAGGAAGATTCAACCCTACCCTGCTTAGTGTGTAATTTGTAA